A single region of the Malaclemys terrapin pileata isolate rMalTer1 chromosome 20 unlocalized genomic scaffold, rMalTer1.hap1 SUPER_20_unloc_1, whole genome shotgun sequence genome encodes:
- the IDH3G gene encoding isocitrate dehydrogenase [NAD] subunit gamma, mitochondrial: MAAALMATRQLWRAALLGPRPVPGAERRTLTSHTPIPPPAKYGGRHTVTMIPGDGIGPELMLHVKEVFRQACVPVDFEEVRVSSDAAEDDIQNAIMAIRRNRVALKGNIETNHNLPPSHKSRNNILRTSLDLYANVIHCQSLPRVLTRHRDIDILIVRENTEGEYSSLEHESVSGVVECLKIITKARSLRIADYAFQLAREAGRTKVTAVHKANIMKLGDGLFLRCCREVAGGYPEIAFDSMIVDNTTMQLVSRPQQFDVMVMPNLYGNIVNNVCAGLVGGPGLVPGANYGRDFAVFETATRNTGKSIAHKNVANPTATLLAACMMLDHLRLHSFATTIRQAVLASLDDEATHTPDIGGQGTTSGAVQSILRHVRTASGWSQCS, translated from the exons CCTCCTCCTGCGAAGTACGGGGGGCGTCACACCGTGACCATGATCCCAGGTGACGGCATCGGGCCGGAGCTGATGCTGCACGTGAAGGAGGTGTTCAG gcaggCCTGCGTCCCGGTGGACTTCGAGGAGGTCCGGGTGAGCTCGGACGCGGCGGAGGACGATATTCAGAACGCAATCATGGCCATCCGGCGAAACCGCGTCGCCCTGAAGG GAAACATTGAGACCAACCACAACCTGCCCCCGTCCCACAAATCCCGGAACAACATCCTGCG caccagcctggATCTCTACGCCAACGTGATTCACTGCCAGAGCCTCCCGCGGGTGCTGACGCGGCACCGGGACATCGACATCCTCATCGTCCGTGAGAACACGGAGGGCGAGTACAGCAGCCTGGAGCACGAG aGCGTCTCCGGTGTGGTGGAGTGCCTGAAGATCATCACCAAGGCGCGGTCCCTGCGCATCGCTGACTACGCCTTCCAGCTGGCCCGCGAGGCCGGGCGCACCAAGGTCACCGCCGTGCACAAGGCCAACATCAT gaagCTGGGTGACGGGCTCTTCCTGCGGTGCTGCCGGGAGGTGGCGGGCGGCTACCCGGAGATCGCCTTCGACAGCATGATCGTGGACAACACCACCATGCAG cTGGTGTCCCGCCCCCAGCAGTTCGACGTCATGGTGATGCCCAATCTCTACGGGAACATCGTGAACAACGTGTGCGCGGGGCTGGTCGGGGGCCCGGGGCTGGTGCCCGGCGCCAACTACGGGAGGGACTTCGCCGTCTTCGAGACC gccacgCGGAACACGGGGAAGAGCATCGCCCACAAGAACGTCGCCAACCCCACGGCCACCCTGCTCGCCGCCTGCATGATGCTGGACCATCTCCG GCTGCACAGCTTCGCCACCACCATCCGCCAGGCAGTGCTGGCCTCCCTGGACGATGAGGCG ACCCACACGCCGGACATCGGGGGCCAGGGCACCACGTCGGGGGCCGTCCAGTCCATCCTGCGGCACGTCCGCACGGCCAGCGGCTGGAGCCAGTGCAGCTAG
- the SRPK3 gene encoding SRSF protein kinase 3 isoform X1 translates to MSSRKGPGSSQGKKPKKKHRKEKGPRATAPRVPQPPSRTEPPPAPPPPLALPPPAGGRLGSDDEEQEDPRDYCKGGYYPVAIGDLFNGRHHVVRKLGWGHFSTVWLCWDIQRKRFVALKVVKSAGHYTETAMDEIKLLKCVRDSDPSDPKRETIVQLLEDFKISGINGVHVCMVLEVLGHQLLKWIIKSNYQGLPLPCVKSILRQVLQGLDYLHTKCKIIHTDIKPENVLLCVGEGYVRRLAAEATRWQQLGGPPPSASAVSSAPQGMEMSRNRRRKLKRKQKRQGRLLAERLRDLQRLEELETGPPPPPGADSDTEEEWPLPGQGSVASSPQSQTSSSGFQALPPYDAWNGPLGGAPPRRPPSPDSATSGFSSSLFSTASGSGSSGQRERGGLLSPSAPFSASEFLVNPLDPQNADRIRVKIADLGNACWVHKHFTEDIQTRQYRALEVLIGAGYSTPADIWSTACMITSPTWWSCSARSPPTSRSRGATPGNTSPAEASCGTSPACGPGRWARCCWRNTSGPRSRRPRSPGSCCPCWTSCPSGAPRPPSACSTPGWAPRDPGVRPPPACSTPGVRPPRACSTPGWAPRDPGVRPPPRNPGVRVALCRACQGPRRPGCSVPAWGRLSVFRGRAWGALPPPGL, encoded by the exons ATGAGCAGCAGGAAGG gtcCAGGCAGCTCCCAGGGCAAGAAACCCAAAAAGAAACACAGGAAAGAAAAGGGACCAAGAGCCACGGCCCCCAG ggtgccccagccccccagccgcacggagcccccccccgcccctccgccgcctctggccctgccccccccagccgggGGGCGCCTGGGCTCCGATGACGAGGAGCAGGAGGACCCCAGGGACTATTGCAAAG GCGGGTATTACCCGGTGGCGATCGGGGACCTGTTCAACGGGCGCCACCACGTGGTCCGAAAACTCGGCTGGGGCCACTTCTCCACCGTCTGGCTCTGCTGGGACAtcca GCGGAAGCGGTTTGTGGCGCTGAAGGTGGTGAAAAGCGCCGGGCATTACACCGAGACAGCCATGGATGAGATCAAACTGCTCAAATGT GTTCGGGACTCGGACCCAAGTGACCCCAAGAGAGAGACCATCGTCCAGCTCCTCGAGGACTTCAAGATCTCGGGCATCAACGGCGTCC ATGTCTGCATggtgctggaggtgctggggCACCAGCTGCTGAAATGGATCATCAAATCCAACTACCaggggctgcccctgccctgcgTGAAGAGCATCCTACGCCAG GTGCTGCAGGGCCTGGATTACCTCCACACCAAGTGCAAGATCATCCACACGGACATCAAGCCGGAGAACGTGCTGCTGTGCGTGGGCGAGGGCTACGTCCGGCGCCTGGCGGCCGAGGCCACCcgctggcagcagctgggggggcCGCCCCCCTCCGCCTCCGCTG TGAGCTCGGCCCCCCAGGGGATGGAG ATGTCCAGGAACCGGCGCAGAAAGCTGAAGCGGAAGCAGAAACGGCAGGGCCGGCTGCTGGCCGAGCGGCTGCGGGACCTGCagcggctggaggagctggaaacggggcccccccccccgcctggggctGACTCCGACACAGAGGAGG AGTGGCCCCTCCCCGGGCAGGGCAGCGTggccagcagcccccagagccaGACCTCGTCCTCCGGCTTCCAGGCCCTGCCGCCCTATGACGCCTGGAACGGCCCCTTGGGGggcgcccccccccgccggccccccagCCCCGACTCGGCCACTTCCGGCTTCTCCAGCTCCCTCTTCTCCACGGCCTCCGGCTCGGGCAGCTCGGGCCAGCGGGAGCGTGGGGGGTTGCTGTCACCCAgcg CTCCGTTCAGCGCCTCCGAGTTCCTGGTGAACCCCCTGGACCCCCAAAACGCCGACCGCATCCGAGTGAAGATCGCGGACCTGGGCAACGCCTGCTGGGTG CACAAGCACTTCACCGAGGACATTCAGACCCGGCAGTACCGGGCCCTGGAGGTTCTGATCGGCGCCGGCTACAGCACCCCCGCCGACATCTGGAGCACAGCCTGCATG ATCACATCGCCCACATGGTGGAGCTGCTCGGCGAGATCCCCCCCCACTTCGCGCTCTCGGGGCGCTACTCCCGGGAATACTTCACCCGCCGAG gcgaGCTGCGGCACATCCCCAGCCTGCGGCCCTGGGCGCTGGGCGCGGTGCTGCTGGAGAAATACGAGTGGCCCCAGGAGCAGGCGGCCGCGTTCGCCCGGTTCCTGCTGCCCATGCTGGACTTCCTGCCCGAGCGGCGCCCCACGGCCGCCCAGTGCCTGCAGCACCCCTGGCTGGGCCCCTAGGGACCCCGGCGTCCGGCCGCCCCCCGCCTGCAGTACCCCCGGCGTCCGGCCGCCCCGCGCCTGCAGCACCCCCGGCTGGGCCCCTAGGGACCCCGGTGTCCGGCCGCCCCCCAGGAACCCCGGCGTCCGGGTTGCCCTGTGCCGTGCGTGTCAGGGACCCCGGCGTCCGGGCTGCTCTGTGCCGGCGTGGGGCCGGTTGTCTGTGTTTAGGGGCAGAGCGTGGggggcgctgcccccccccggcctgtGA
- the SRPK3 gene encoding SRSF protein kinase 3 isoform X2: MGELPDRPRVPQPPSRTEPPPAPPPPLALPPPAGGRLGSDDEEQEDPRDYCKGGYYPVAIGDLFNGRHHVVRKLGWGHFSTVWLCWDIQRKRFVALKVVKSAGHYTETAMDEIKLLKCVRDSDPSDPKRETIVQLLEDFKISGINGVHVCMVLEVLGHQLLKWIIKSNYQGLPLPCVKSILRQVLQGLDYLHTKCKIIHTDIKPENVLLCVGEGYVRRLAAEATRWQQLGGPPPSASAVSSAPQGMEMSRNRRRKLKRKQKRQGRLLAERLRDLQRLEELETGPPPPPGADSDTEEEWPLPGQGSVASSPQSQTSSSGFQALPPYDAWNGPLGGAPPRRPPSPDSATSGFSSSLFSTASGSGSSGQRERGGLLSPSAPFSASEFLVNPLDPQNADRIRVKIADLGNACWVHKHFTEDIQTRQYRALEVLIGAGYSTPADIWSTACMITSPTWWSCSARSPPTSRSRGATPGNTSPAEASCGTSPACGPGRWARCCWRNTSGPRSRRPRSPGSCCPCWTSCPSGAPRPPSACSTPGWAPRDPGVRPPPACSTPGVRPPRACSTPGWAPRDPGVRPPPRNPGVRVALCRACQGPRRPGCSVPAWGRLSVFRGRAWGALPPPGL, encoded by the exons ATGGGGGAGCTGCCGGACAGACCCAG ggtgccccagccccccagccgcacggagcccccccccgcccctccgccgcctctggccctgccccccccagccgggGGGCGCCTGGGCTCCGATGACGAGGAGCAGGAGGACCCCAGGGACTATTGCAAAG GCGGGTATTACCCGGTGGCGATCGGGGACCTGTTCAACGGGCGCCACCACGTGGTCCGAAAACTCGGCTGGGGCCACTTCTCCACCGTCTGGCTCTGCTGGGACAtcca GCGGAAGCGGTTTGTGGCGCTGAAGGTGGTGAAAAGCGCCGGGCATTACACCGAGACAGCCATGGATGAGATCAAACTGCTCAAATGT GTTCGGGACTCGGACCCAAGTGACCCCAAGAGAGAGACCATCGTCCAGCTCCTCGAGGACTTCAAGATCTCGGGCATCAACGGCGTCC ATGTCTGCATggtgctggaggtgctggggCACCAGCTGCTGAAATGGATCATCAAATCCAACTACCaggggctgcccctgccctgcgTGAAGAGCATCCTACGCCAG GTGCTGCAGGGCCTGGATTACCTCCACACCAAGTGCAAGATCATCCACACGGACATCAAGCCGGAGAACGTGCTGCTGTGCGTGGGCGAGGGCTACGTCCGGCGCCTGGCGGCCGAGGCCACCcgctggcagcagctgggggggcCGCCCCCCTCCGCCTCCGCTG TGAGCTCGGCCCCCCAGGGGATGGAG ATGTCCAGGAACCGGCGCAGAAAGCTGAAGCGGAAGCAGAAACGGCAGGGCCGGCTGCTGGCCGAGCGGCTGCGGGACCTGCagcggctggaggagctggaaacggggcccccccccccgcctggggctGACTCCGACACAGAGGAGG AGTGGCCCCTCCCCGGGCAGGGCAGCGTggccagcagcccccagagccaGACCTCGTCCTCCGGCTTCCAGGCCCTGCCGCCCTATGACGCCTGGAACGGCCCCTTGGGGggcgcccccccccgccggccccccagCCCCGACTCGGCCACTTCCGGCTTCTCCAGCTCCCTCTTCTCCACGGCCTCCGGCTCGGGCAGCTCGGGCCAGCGGGAGCGTGGGGGGTTGCTGTCACCCAgcg CTCCGTTCAGCGCCTCCGAGTTCCTGGTGAACCCCCTGGACCCCCAAAACGCCGACCGCATCCGAGTGAAGATCGCGGACCTGGGCAACGCCTGCTGGGTG CACAAGCACTTCACCGAGGACATTCAGACCCGGCAGTACCGGGCCCTGGAGGTTCTGATCGGCGCCGGCTACAGCACCCCCGCCGACATCTGGAGCACAGCCTGCATG ATCACATCGCCCACATGGTGGAGCTGCTCGGCGAGATCCCCCCCCACTTCGCGCTCTCGGGGCGCTACTCCCGGGAATACTTCACCCGCCGAG gcgaGCTGCGGCACATCCCCAGCCTGCGGCCCTGGGCGCTGGGCGCGGTGCTGCTGGAGAAATACGAGTGGCCCCAGGAGCAGGCGGCCGCGTTCGCCCGGTTCCTGCTGCCCATGCTGGACTTCCTGCCCGAGCGGCGCCCCACGGCCGCCCAGTGCCTGCAGCACCCCTGGCTGGGCCCCTAGGGACCCCGGCGTCCGGCCGCCCCCCGCCTGCAGTACCCCCGGCGTCCGGCCGCCCCGCGCCTGCAGCACCCCCGGCTGGGCCCCTAGGGACCCCGGTGTCCGGCCGCCCCCCAGGAACCCCGGCGTCCGGGTTGCCCTGTGCCGTGCGTGTCAGGGACCCCGGCGTCCGGGCTGCTCTGTGCCGGCGTGGGGCCGGTTGTCTGTGTTTAGGGGCAGAGCGTGGggggcgctgcccccccccggcctgtGA
- the SRPK3 gene encoding SRSF protein kinase 3 isoform X3 yields the protein MSSRKGPGSSQGKKPKKKHRKEKGPRATAPRVPQPPSRTEPPPAPPPPLALPPPAGGRLGSDDEEQEDPRDYCKGGYYPVAIGDLFNGRHHVVRKLGWGHFSTVWLCWDIQRKRFVALKVVKSAGHYTETAMDEIKLLKCVRDSDPSDPKRETIVQLLEDFKISGINGVHVCMVLEVLGHQLLKWIIKSNYQGLPLPCVKSILRQVLQGLDYLHTKCKIIHTDIKPENVLLCVGEGYVRRLAAEATRWQQLGGPPPSASAVSSAPQGMEMSRNRRRKLKRKQKRQGRLLAERLRDLQRLEELETGPPPPPGADSDTEEEWPLPGQGSVASSPQSQTSSSGFQALPPYDAWNGPLGGAPPRRPPSPDSATSGFSSSLFSTASGSGSSGQRERGGLLSPSAPFSASEFLVNPLDPQNADRIRVKIADLGNACWVHKHFTEDIQTRQYRALEVLIGAGYSTPADIWSTACMAFELATGDYLFEPHSGDEYSRDEDHIAHMVELLGEIPPHFALSGRYSREYFTRRGELRHIPSLRPWALGAVLLEKYEWPQEQAAAFARFLLPMLDFLPERRPTAAQCLQHPWLGP from the exons ATGAGCAGCAGGAAGG gtcCAGGCAGCTCCCAGGGCAAGAAACCCAAAAAGAAACACAGGAAAGAAAAGGGACCAAGAGCCACGGCCCCCAG ggtgccccagccccccagccgcacggagcccccccccgcccctccgccgcctctggccctgccccccccagccgggGGGCGCCTGGGCTCCGATGACGAGGAGCAGGAGGACCCCAGGGACTATTGCAAAG GCGGGTATTACCCGGTGGCGATCGGGGACCTGTTCAACGGGCGCCACCACGTGGTCCGAAAACTCGGCTGGGGCCACTTCTCCACCGTCTGGCTCTGCTGGGACAtcca GCGGAAGCGGTTTGTGGCGCTGAAGGTGGTGAAAAGCGCCGGGCATTACACCGAGACAGCCATGGATGAGATCAAACTGCTCAAATGT GTTCGGGACTCGGACCCAAGTGACCCCAAGAGAGAGACCATCGTCCAGCTCCTCGAGGACTTCAAGATCTCGGGCATCAACGGCGTCC ATGTCTGCATggtgctggaggtgctggggCACCAGCTGCTGAAATGGATCATCAAATCCAACTACCaggggctgcccctgccctgcgTGAAGAGCATCCTACGCCAG GTGCTGCAGGGCCTGGATTACCTCCACACCAAGTGCAAGATCATCCACACGGACATCAAGCCGGAGAACGTGCTGCTGTGCGTGGGCGAGGGCTACGTCCGGCGCCTGGCGGCCGAGGCCACCcgctggcagcagctgggggggcCGCCCCCCTCCGCCTCCGCTG TGAGCTCGGCCCCCCAGGGGATGGAG ATGTCCAGGAACCGGCGCAGAAAGCTGAAGCGGAAGCAGAAACGGCAGGGCCGGCTGCTGGCCGAGCGGCTGCGGGACCTGCagcggctggaggagctggaaacggggcccccccccccgcctggggctGACTCCGACACAGAGGAGG AGTGGCCCCTCCCCGGGCAGGGCAGCGTggccagcagcccccagagccaGACCTCGTCCTCCGGCTTCCAGGCCCTGCCGCCCTATGACGCCTGGAACGGCCCCTTGGGGggcgcccccccccgccggccccccagCCCCGACTCGGCCACTTCCGGCTTCTCCAGCTCCCTCTTCTCCACGGCCTCCGGCTCGGGCAGCTCGGGCCAGCGGGAGCGTGGGGGGTTGCTGTCACCCAgcg CTCCGTTCAGCGCCTCCGAGTTCCTGGTGAACCCCCTGGACCCCCAAAACGCCGACCGCATCCGAGTGAAGATCGCGGACCTGGGCAACGCCTGCTGGGTG CACAAGCACTTCACCGAGGACATTCAGACCCGGCAGTACCGGGCCCTGGAGGTTCTGATCGGCGCCGGCTACAGCACCCCCGCCGACATCTGGAGCACAGCCTGCATG gcTTTCGAGCTGGCGACAGGCGACTACCTCTTTGAGCCCCACTCGGGGGACGAGTACAGCAGGGACGAAG ATCACATCGCCCACATGGTGGAGCTGCTCGGCGAGATCCCCCCCCACTTCGCGCTCTCGGGGCGCTACTCCCGGGAATACTTCACCCGCCGAG gcgaGCTGCGGCACATCCCCAGCCTGCGGCCCTGGGCGCTGGGCGCGGTGCTGCTGGAGAAATACGAGTGGCCCCAGGAGCAGGCGGCCGCGTTCGCCCGGTTCCTGCTGCCCATGCTGGACTTCCTGCCCGAGCGGCGCCCCACGGCCGCCCAGTGCCTGCAGCACCCCTGGCTGGGCCCCTAG